The proteins below come from a single Sphingomicrobium sediminis genomic window:
- a CDS encoding PaaI family thioesterase, whose product MSDPDLRDVFDIKKMLELAGTVGHGKAVGYAYEDHGDDWVAMRLDPHERLVGVEEKGILASGAIVSLLDACGGGAVWNRLGAFRPIATIDLRIDYLRPATLETPVIARCECYKLTKSVAFVRGNASLEGGEELANVAGTYIVKP is encoded by the coding sequence GTGAGCGATCCCGACCTCCGCGACGTCTTCGATATCAAGAAGATGCTCGAGCTTGCGGGCACGGTCGGTCACGGCAAGGCGGTTGGCTATGCCTATGAAGATCATGGCGACGACTGGGTCGCGATGCGGCTCGATCCGCATGAAAGGCTGGTCGGTGTCGAGGAGAAAGGCATTCTTGCCTCGGGCGCCATCGTCAGCTTGCTCGATGCGTGCGGCGGCGGCGCGGTGTGGAACCGCCTCGGCGCATTCCGCCCGATCGCGACCATCGACCTCAGGATCGACTATCTGCGTCCGGCGACGCTCGAGACGCCCGTGATCGCGCGTTGTGAATGCTACAAGCTCACCAAGTCAGTGGCCTTCGTTCGAGGCAATGCATCGCTGGAAGGCGGGGAAGAGCTCGCCAACGTGGCGGGCACCTATATCGTCAAACCCTAG
- a CDS encoding J domain-containing protein produces MPRAKRSDDWGFPRWRPYGDKGKEAAKVRLCDRVDCSEVGDRPAPKSPNSPERWYFCEKHAAEYNKNWDYFQGLTKEDAKKRAAEEARDASGFRQSAHYQWAGPGDGNRSREEMRALDLFGLEPDVDFAEVRKVYRARAKELHPDVNPGDEEAAAEFQKVKAAYDVLKSAEDRRLALGS; encoded by the coding sequence ATGCCACGCGCAAAACGATCCGACGATTGGGGTTTTCCCCGCTGGCGCCCCTATGGCGACAAGGGCAAGGAGGCCGCCAAGGTCCGCCTTTGCGATCGCGTCGATTGCAGCGAGGTAGGCGACCGCCCCGCACCCAAGTCCCCGAACAGCCCCGAACGCTGGTATTTCTGCGAAAAGCATGCCGCCGAATACAATAAGAATTGGGACTATTTCCAAGGCCTGACCAAGGAAGACGCCAAGAAGCGCGCGGCCGAAGAAGCGCGCGATGCGTCGGGCTTTCGCCAATCCGCCCATTACCAATGGGCCGGCCCCGGCGATGGCAACCGCAGCCGCGAGGAAATGCGCGCGCTCGACCTGTTCGGCCTTGAGCCGGACGTCGACTTTGCCGAGGTGCGCAAGGTCTATCGCGCCCGCGCCAAGGAACTGCATCCCGACGTCAATCCGGGTGACGAAGAGGCGGCAGCCGAGTTCCAGAAGGTCAAGGCTGCCTACGATGTGCTCAAGTCGGCCGAAGACCGTCGCCTCGCGCTCGGTAGCTAG
- a CDS encoding N-acetylmuramoyl-L-alanine amidase gives MLDMIERPSPNHNERQLPVSIIVLHYTGMPTAEAALDKMTSEEGGVSAHYCIDEDGTTYALVDEERRAWHAGKSYWRGITDINSASVGIELVNPGHEFGYREFPDEQIASLIPLLADIKNRHGISRGNIVGHSDIAPTRKEDPGELFPWWELAKRRLALPSPTRDLMDPFWTDAGFMLALERFGYDVTDSEKAVIAFQRRFRPDMIDGIIDGECRAKLLALLLPRPQ, from the coding sequence ATGCTGGACATGATCGAGCGCCCTTCGCCCAATCATAACGAGCGGCAATTGCCCGTCTCGATCATCGTGCTGCACTATACCGGCATGCCGACGGCCGAAGCTGCGCTCGACAAGATGACGAGCGAGGAAGGCGGCGTTTCCGCTCATTATTGTATCGACGAGGATGGCACGACCTACGCCCTTGTCGACGAGGAGCGGCGCGCCTGGCATGCGGGCAAGAGCTATTGGCGCGGGATCACCGACATCAATTCGGCGAGCGTCGGGATCGAACTGGTCAATCCGGGTCACGAATTCGGCTATCGCGAATTTCCGGACGAACAGATCGCCTCGCTCATTCCGTTGCTCGCTGACATCAAGAACCGGCATGGTATCAGCCGCGGGAATATCGTCGGCCATTCGGACATCGCCCCGACGCGCAAGGAAGACCCGGGCGAGCTGTTTCCTTGGTGGGAGCTCGCCAAGCGGCGTCTCGCTCTACCGAGCCCGACGCGCGACCTCATGGATCCCTTCTGGACCGATGCCGGCTTCATGCTGGCATTGGAGCGTTTCGGCTATGATGTGACCGACAGCGAAAAAGCAGTCATCGCCTTCCAGCGCCGCTTTCGCCCCGACATGATCGACGGGATCATCGACGGCGAGTGCAGGGCCAAATTGCTGGCCCTCTTGCTGCCGCGCCCCCAATAG
- a CDS encoding CheR family methyltransferase produces the protein MAISDSSSRILAGLLEARTGQQLTMSRRWRIETALSSVMRERGIASIDELITQLVMNKDPNLADHVVEALLNNETYFFRDRSPFDMIARDFLPALREARADKKRLRIWSAGCSTGQEPYSLAMIFAEDPLKWAGWDIEIVATDVSNHVIEKGKQGVFTHFEVQRGLGIQQTIRWFDEKDDGWHVSDALRKMIRFEQHNLFEAPPRPQTFDLILCRNVLLYFCSERRGEAFAKFADVLDEDGGLLLGAGETVIGQTDRFAADRNMRGIYRTIASPEADRRAARA, from the coding sequence ATGGCGATTAGCGATTCCTCCAGCCGCATTCTGGCCGGCCTGCTCGAAGCCCGCACCGGGCAGCAGCTGACGATGAGCCGTCGCTGGCGCATCGAGACGGCGCTGTCGTCGGTCATGCGCGAGCGCGGCATTGCCAGCATCGACGAGCTCATCACCCAGTTGGTGATGAACAAGGATCCCAACCTTGCCGACCATGTGGTCGAGGCCTTGCTCAACAACGAGACCTATTTCTTCCGCGATCGTTCGCCCTTCGACATGATCGCGCGCGATTTTCTCCCGGCGCTGCGCGAGGCCCGCGCCGACAAGAAGCGCCTGCGCATCTGGTCGGCAGGCTGCTCGACCGGGCAGGAGCCCTATTCGCTGGCCATGATCTTTGCCGAGGACCCGCTCAAATGGGCAGGCTGGGATATTGAAATCGTCGCCACCGACGTGTCGAACCACGTCATCGAGAAGGGCAAGCAGGGCGTCTTCACCCATTTCGAAGTCCAGCGCGGGCTGGGCATCCAGCAAACCATCCGCTGGTTCGATGAAAAGGATGATGGCTGGCACGTTTCCGATGCGCTGCGGAAGATGATCCGCTTTGAACAGCATAATCTGTTCGAGGCCCCGCCGCGGCCGCAGACCTTCGACCTCATTCTTTGCCGCAACGTCCTGCTCTATTTCTGCAGCGAGCGGCGCGGCGAAGCCTTCGCCAAGTTCGCTGATGTGCTCGATGAGGATGGCGGCCTGCTGCTCGGTGCCGGGGAGACGGTGATCGGCCAGACCGATCGCTTTGCGGCGGACCGCAACATGCGTGGCATTTATCGCACAATTGCCTCGCCCGAAGCCGACCGACGCGCCGCCAGGGCTTGA
- the cheB gene encoding chemotaxis-specific protein-glutamate methyltransferase CheB: MAGVLASENRQNSPDNAKTVRVMVVDDSTVARAVLTRMIETEPRFRVVAEAPTAEAAIETLGQVDTDIVLLDLEMPGEGGLKKLPEIIEVSRGAQVLVCSSLAEEGAEATVSALAMGASDTLPKPGTGRFGGTFTEVLLGKLRALAKSGAVPKSTIPVPPAPPPSQLAALRDDNGGEFDVLMVGSSTGGIHALAAFLDALPAKVGVPICVTQHLPGAFMPVFARQLSQFGRRPAHVAEDGHPLLADRIYVAPGEQHLEIKATKHGLMAALTEGKVPTNCLPSVDPMFASAAEACGERALAIVLTGMGRDGTAGAQRLVACGGSVMAQDEASSAVWGMPRSIFEAGLACRLGSPGDLARWVGKRVDSV, translated from the coding sequence ATGGCCGGGGTGCTCGCCTCAGAGAACCGGCAGAATAGTCCGGACAACGCCAAAACCGTGCGGGTGATGGTGGTCGATGATTCGACCGTCGCGCGCGCCGTGCTGACGCGGATGATCGAGACCGAGCCGCGCTTCCGTGTCGTTGCCGAGGCACCGACCGCCGAAGCCGCGATCGAGACGCTCGGGCAAGTCGACACCGATATCGTCCTCCTCGACCTCGAAATGCCGGGTGAGGGCGGTCTCAAGAAACTTCCCGAAATCATCGAAGTATCCCGCGGTGCGCAGGTGCTGGTCTGCTCTTCGCTGGCCGAAGAAGGCGCCGAGGCCACCGTCTCCGCGCTGGCCATGGGCGCATCCGACACGTTGCCCAAGCCCGGGACGGGGCGTTTCGGCGGGACCTTCACCGAAGTCCTGCTGGGCAAGCTGCGCGCACTCGCCAAATCGGGCGCGGTCCCGAAATCGACCATTCCGGTTCCGCCCGCACCGCCGCCGTCGCAACTGGCGGCGCTTCGCGATGATAATGGCGGCGAGTTCGATGTCCTTATGGTCGGCTCGTCGACCGGCGGTATCCATGCGCTGGCGGCATTCCTCGATGCGCTTCCGGCCAAGGTCGGCGTTCCAATCTGCGTCACGCAGCATCTTCCAGGCGCCTTCATGCCGGTCTTCGCGCGCCAGCTTTCGCAATTCGGTCGCCGTCCGGCCCATGTCGCCGAGGACGGGCATCCGCTGCTTGCCGATCGCATCTATGTCGCGCCGGGCGAACAGCACCTTGAAATCAAGGCGACCAAGCATGGCCTGATGGCCGCGCTCACCGAAGGTAAAGTCCCGACCAATTGTCTGCCCTCGGTCGATCCCATGTTCGCCAGCGCAGCCGAAGCCTGCGGTGAGCGGGCGCTCGCCATCGTGCTGACCGGCATGGGCCGCGACGGCACGGCAGGTGCGCAGCGTCTCGTCGCGTGCGGCGGCAGCGTGATGGCACAAGACGAAGCATCGAGCGCGGTCTGGGGCATGCCGCGCAGTATTTTTGAAGCCGGCCTTGCCTGCCGCCTAGGGTCGCCCGGCGACTTGGCGCGCTGGGTCGGAAAACGAGTGGACAGCGTTTGA
- a CDS encoding response regulator has product MKTCLIVDDSKVIRKVARHILETLDFKVEEAGDGKEALSRCEEEMPDVVLLDWNMPVMSGMEFLKLLRTGGHTDQPKVVFCTTENDMAHIRAALEAGADEYVMKPFDRETLHVKLQLVGVA; this is encoded by the coding sequence ATGAAGACCTGTTTGATTGTCGATGACAGCAAGGTGATCCGCAAGGTCGCCCGCCACATCCTCGAAACGCTCGATTTCAAGGTGGAAGAGGCCGGCGACGGCAAGGAAGCTCTCTCGCGCTGCGAAGAGGAAATGCCCGATGTCGTCCTGCTCGACTGGAACATGCCGGTCATGAGCGGCATGGAATTCCTGAAGCTGCTCCGCACCGGCGGCCATACCGACCAGCCCAAGGTCGTCTTCTGCACGACGGAAAATGACATGGCGCACATCCGTGCTGCGCTCGAAGCGGGTGCTGACGAATATGTCATGAAGCCGTTCGACCGCGAGACGCTGCACGTCAAACTCCAGCTCGTCGGCGTCGCCTAA
- a CDS encoding chemotaxis protein CheW has product MDLLLIVTIGDSRVALDASEIESVIELEALSPVPRAPHHIAGLSALRSRVLTVIDCKRALGLGETDFSDGSIHEAAVVEIESHHYALSVDTVEDVIESGSEPKPVRAAMGKGWERVARGMVETPEGPLLLVDIEKLIAGADEDDRAAA; this is encoded by the coding sequence ATGGACCTTCTTCTGATCGTCACCATCGGCGACAGCCGCGTTGCTCTCGATGCCAGCGAAATCGAGTCCGTTATCGAGCTTGAAGCGCTGAGCCCGGTGCCGCGTGCGCCGCACCACATTGCCGGCCTGTCGGCGCTGCGGAGCCGCGTGCTGACGGTGATCGACTGCAAGCGCGCGCTCGGCCTTGGCGAAACCGATTTCTCCGATGGCAGCATTCATGAGGCGGCCGTGGTCGAGATCGAAAGCCACCATTATGCGCTCAGCGTCGATACCGTCGAAGACGTGATCGAAAGCGGCTCCGAACCCAAGCCGGTACGCGCCGCCATGGGCAAGGGCTGGGAGCGCGTTGCCCGCGGCATGGTCGAGACCCCCGAGGGTCCGCTGCTGCTGGTGGACATCGAAAAATTGATTGCGGGCGCGGATGAGGACGACCGCGCGGCTGCTTAA
- a CDS encoding chemotaxis protein CheA produces MDDLIADFVAESREMLESLGGEIVAWEAEPQDRARLDNIFRFVHTVKGNCGFFDFPRLEALSHAAEDALADVRAGRRQPDVALVSAVLAIIDRIGEVIEIIDRGEKLPDGDDSSLIAALDGEVAAPDVVVEAEPVQKDESGAAAPTVAPRTIRLSVELLDRVMSGVSDMVLARNELARRLRESQEDVGVDGAFERLSAIIAEMRDSITRTRMQRIENLFVALPRMVRDLSAELEKQVMVDVDGGDVELDREMIEMIRDPLTHIIRNAVDHGIEAPADRLAAGKREIGLLNVSARQSGNQILIDIADDGKGIDGDRLVEKAIANGVIDKKAAKELSHSEKLSLIFEAGLSTAKSVTSISGRGVGMDVVRSNIERIGGIVEVDSKPGEGTRMTLRVPLTLTIIPALTVSIGEQNFAIPRSSIEEIVRANGSSVTLERVGGAGIATIRGRRVPEIALADVLGLDSAMTDEQRTLVVLRPAGGDVFALAVDQIHDHEELVVKPAAPAVMATGLYAGTTLADDGSPILLFDPAGLAQVGGVKLEKQDRSTRIVEDKVAANDDAVELLLFRALGGERRVIRLGNVDRIEDVAASQISESAGALRVQLGETILPLAGLEAKEMLGERPTVRVFRLSDGEQEMGYAFDQVIDIQTLSHDLIPASGQGAVSGVSLVGEEPAEMVDAHWLFAHHLGEQTGRKANLVCALPTDDPWMRNMMRPIVEAAGYRVVDASTDAAEAADLVIASAEDGAKAKTDEKGRVLRLRRTPEGSDDSIYRYDRAGLIMALKAAAGGE; encoded by the coding sequence ATGGACGATCTGATTGCCGATTTTGTCGCGGAAAGCCGCGAAATGCTCGAAAGCCTTGGCGGCGAAATCGTCGCCTGGGAGGCCGAGCCGCAGGACCGCGCCCGGCTCGATAACATTTTCCGCTTTGTCCACACGGTAAAGGGCAATTGCGGCTTCTTCGATTTTCCGCGCCTGGAAGCGCTGAGCCATGCCGCCGAAGATGCGCTCGCCGACGTGCGTGCAGGCCGTCGCCAGCCCGATGTTGCGCTGGTGAGTGCGGTGCTCGCCATCATCGACCGCATCGGCGAGGTGATCGAGATTATCGACCGCGGCGAAAAGCTGCCCGATGGCGATGATAGTTCGTTGATCGCTGCGCTGGACGGCGAAGTCGCAGCGCCCGACGTCGTGGTCGAAGCCGAACCCGTGCAAAAGGACGAAAGCGGTGCCGCCGCACCGACCGTCGCGCCGCGTACAATCCGCCTTTCGGTCGAACTGCTCGACCGTGTGATGTCGGGCGTGTCGGACATGGTATTGGCCCGCAACGAACTCGCCCGTCGCCTGCGCGAAAGCCAGGAGGATGTGGGTGTCGACGGCGCTTTCGAACGCCTTTCCGCCATCATCGCCGAAATGCGCGACAGCATCACGCGCACCCGCATGCAGCGTATCGAGAACCTCTTCGTGGCCCTGCCGCGCATGGTGCGAGACCTGTCGGCCGAACTGGAAAAGCAGGTCATGGTCGATGTCGATGGCGGGGACGTCGAATTGGATCGCGAAATGATCGAAATGATCCGCGATCCGCTCACGCACATCATTCGCAATGCGGTCGACCATGGCATTGAAGCACCGGCTGATCGCCTGGCTGCCGGCAAGCGCGAAATCGGCTTGCTCAACGTCTCGGCGCGCCAGTCGGGCAACCAGATCCTCATCGACATTGCCGATGACGGAAAGGGCATCGACGGCGACCGCCTCGTCGAGAAAGCCATCGCCAATGGCGTGATCGACAAGAAGGCAGCCAAGGAATTGAGCCATAGCGAGAAGCTGTCGCTCATCTTCGAGGCGGGCCTGTCGACAGCCAAGTCGGTGACCAGCATTTCGGGCCGCGGTGTCGGGATGGACGTGGTTCGCTCCAACATCGAGCGGATCGGCGGCATCGTCGAGGTGGATTCCAAGCCCGGCGAGGGCACCCGCATGACGCTGCGTGTTCCGCTCACCCTGACCATCATTCCTGCGTTGACCGTGTCCATCGGCGAGCAGAATTTCGCCATTCCGCGCAGCTCGATCGAGGAAATCGTTCGCGCCAATGGTTCGAGCGTCACGCTCGAGCGTGTCGGCGGCGCAGGCATCGCGACCATCCGTGGTCGACGCGTCCCCGAAATCGCACTGGCAGACGTGCTAGGCCTCGACAGCGCCATGACCGATGAACAGCGCACGCTTGTTGTACTCCGTCCCGCTGGCGGCGACGTCTTCGCGCTCGCGGTCGACCAGATCCACGATCATGAAGAACTTGTCGTAAAACCGGCCGCACCGGCAGTGATGGCGACCGGGCTCTATGCCGGCACGACGCTTGCCGATGATGGCAGCCCCATCCTCCTGTTCGATCCCGCGGGCCTTGCGCAGGTTGGCGGTGTGAAGCTCGAGAAGCAGGACCGCTCGACCCGCATCGTCGAGGACAAGGTTGCTGCCAATGACGATGCCGTCGAATTGCTGCTGTTCCGCGCGTTGGGCGGCGAACGCCGTGTCATCCGCCTCGGCAATGTCGATCGCATCGAGGATGTCGCGGCCAGCCAGATCAGCGAGAGCGCCGGCGCGCTTCGCGTCCAGCTGGGCGAGACGATCCTGCCGCTGGCAGGGCTCGAGGCGAAAGAAATGCTAGGCGAACGTCCGACGGTTCGCGTTTTCCGCCTTTCCGACGGCGAACAGGAAATGGGCTACGCCTTCGACCAGGTGATCGACATCCAGACGCTGAGCCACGATCTCATCCCGGCCTCGGGCCAGGGTGCGGTGTCGGGCGTCAGCCTGGTTGGCGAAGAGCCGGCCGAAATGGTCGATGCGCATTGGCTGTTCGCGCATCATCTTGGCGAGCAGACGGGCCGCAAGGCCAACCTTGTCTGTGCTTTGCCGACCGACGATCCCTGGATGCGCAACATGATGCGTCCGATCGTCGAGGCTGCAGGCTATCGCGTCGTCGACGCGTCGACTGACGCTGCAGAGGCGGCCGATCTCGTCATCGCCAGCGCCGAGGATGGAGCCAAGGCCAAAACGGACGAGAAAGGTCGCGTCCTTCGCCTGCGCCGTACGCCCGAGGGCAGCGATGACAGCATCTACCGCTACGACCGTGCGGGGCTGATTATGGCCCTCAAGGCCGCCGCGGGGGGAGAATAA
- a CDS encoding histidine phosphotransferase family protein: MNDQEFAALLCSRLCHDLMSPVGALNNGLELLADENDPQMREQVIELLGDSAAATANRLKFFRLAFGAAGGFGAEIDTSEAKAALEGVFGEEKKIDLDWMVDAPKLPKDAVKLLLNLAMIAGDGLVRGGKLAVGAEQANGQIELVIRAEGPRLMIDPNIVSALTDENGSTEPRAAGAILARKLAAGQGGSIQTNSPAETMIVIGATLAG, from the coding sequence ATGAACGATCAAGAATTCGCCGCCTTGCTGTGCAGTCGCCTGTGTCACGACCTGATGAGCCCGGTTGGGGCGCTCAATAATGGCTTGGAGTTGCTGGCCGACGAAAACGACCCGCAGATGCGCGAGCAGGTGATCGAATTGCTCGGCGACAGCGCGGCTGCGACGGCCAATCGCCTCAAATTCTTCAGGCTGGCCTTCGGTGCTGCGGGCGGATTTGGCGCCGAAATCGACACGAGCGAAGCCAAGGCCGCGCTCGAGGGTGTGTTCGGCGAAGAAAAGAAGATCGATCTCGACTGGATGGTCGATGCGCCCAAGCTGCCGAAGGACGCGGTCAAGCTGCTGCTCAATCTCGCCATGATCGCTGGTGACGGGCTCGTGCGCGGCGGCAAGCTGGCGGTCGGGGCAGAGCAGGCCAATGGCCAGATCGAACTGGTCATCCGTGCCGAGGGACCGCGCCTGATGATCGATCCCAATATCGTCTCAGCGCTGACCGACGAAAATGGGTCGACCGAGCCGCGTGCAGCTGGCGCGATCCTGGCGCGCAAGCTGGCGGCGGGGCAGGGCGGGTCGATCCAGACCAATTCGCCGGCCGAGACGATGATCGTCATCGGGGCCACGCTCGCGGGCTAA
- a CDS encoding RluA family pseudouridine synthase encodes MGGQVHDIALEERHKGWRLDRAVTDVMASLSRERIKGLISEGGLTQDGEPRRDPATKVKGTERFTLTVPEPRPHHAVPQDIPLDIVHEDDHLLVVNKPAGLVVHPAAGNPDGTLVNALLHHCAGKLSGIGGVARPGIVHRIDKDTSGLLVVAKTDKAHEGLAKQFAAHSIDRRYLAVASGMMLSGEGRIEASLARSPQNRKKMAVVPDGKGKHAVTHWRKLTNLKDAALIECRLETGRTHQVRVHLAHIGHALVGDPVYGRIKKTHRELLKQLDFSRQALHATRLGFIHPATGDRLSFERPLPSDMAELVDALGV; translated from the coding sequence ATGGGGGGACAGGTCCACGATATTGCGCTCGAAGAGCGTCACAAGGGCTGGCGGCTCGACCGCGCGGTGACCGACGTCATGGCGTCACTCTCGCGCGAGCGCATCAAGGGACTGATCTCCGAAGGCGGCCTTACCCAAGACGGCGAGCCACGACGCGATCCGGCCACCAAGGTCAAGGGCACCGAACGCTTCACGCTGACCGTGCCGGAACCGCGCCCGCATCATGCCGTCCCGCAGGATATCCCGCTCGATATCGTTCACGAGGACGATCACCTGCTGGTCGTCAACAAACCGGCCGGGCTGGTCGTCCATCCCGCCGCCGGCAATCCGGACGGGACGCTCGTCAACGCGCTGCTGCATCATTGCGCCGGGAAGTTGTCGGGGATCGGCGGCGTTGCGCGCCCCGGCATCGTCCACCGCATCGACAAGGATACGTCAGGCCTGCTCGTCGTCGCCAAGACCGACAAGGCGCATGAGGGCCTTGCCAAGCAATTTGCCGCCCATTCGATCGACCGCCGCTATCTCGCCGTCGCATCCGGCATGATGCTGTCAGGCGAAGGGCGGATCGAAGCAAGTTTGGCGCGAAGCCCGCAAAACCGCAAGAAAATGGCCGTCGTGCCCGATGGAAAAGGCAAGCATGCTGTAACCCACTGGCGCAAGCTAACGAACCTGAAAGATGCGGCGCTTATCGAATGCCGCCTCGAAACCGGCCGAACCCACCAGGTCCGCGTCCACTTGGCCCATATCGGGCATGCACTGGTTGGCGACCCGGTCTACGGACGGATCAAAAAGACTCATCGGGAGTTATTGAAACAACTAGATTTTTCTCGTCAGGCACTTCACGCGACACGGCTTGGATTCATCCACCCTGCAACAGGTGACCGTTTGTCGTTCGAGCGACCCCTTCCGTCGGATATGGCGGAACTGGTGGATGCTCTTGGAGTATAG
- the rpoH gene encoding RNA polymerase sigma factor RpoH, translated as MARSAALSIPSTGGENGLNRYLAEIKKFPILEPEEEFMLAKRWKEHGDTDAAAQLVNSHLRLVAKIAMGYRGYGLPVSELISEGNIGLMQGVKKFEPDKGFRLATYAMWWIRASMQEFILRSWSLVKMGTTAAQKKLFFNLRRMKNQIDAFEDGDLKPEDVTKIATELGVTEDEVVSMNRRMARGGDTSLNAPMRGADDEGDSQWMDLLHSEEPLQDEIVADEEERQVRHELLMAAMDALNDREKHILTERRLTENPKTLEDLSQVYGVSRERIRQIEVRAFEKLQAALVKMAEEQRYLVDDAA; from the coding sequence ATGGCCCGCAGCGCTGCCCTCTCTATCCCCTCGACCGGGGGCGAAAATGGTCTCAACCGCTATCTTGCGGAGATCAAGAAATTCCCGATCCTCGAGCCCGAGGAAGAGTTCATGCTCGCCAAACGCTGGAAAGAGCATGGCGATACCGATGCTGCTGCGCAGCTCGTCAACTCGCACCTGCGCCTCGTCGCCAAGATCGCCATGGGCTATCGCGGCTATGGCCTGCCCGTGTCGGAGCTGATTTCCGAGGGTAATATCGGCCTGATGCAGGGCGTGAAGAAATTCGAGCCCGATAAAGGATTCCGCCTCGCCACTTATGCGATGTGGTGGATCCGCGCCTCGATGCAGGAATTCATTCTGCGCTCGTGGAGCCTCGTGAAGATGGGCACCACTGCCGCGCAGAAGAAGCTGTTCTTCAACCTGCGTCGCATGAAGAACCAGATCGACGCCTTCGAGGATGGCGACCTCAAGCCCGAGGACGTCACCAAGATCGCGACCGAGCTGGGCGTGACCGAGGACGAAGTCGTCTCGATGAACCGCCGTATGGCGCGTGGCGGCGATACCAGCCTCAACGCCCCGATGCGTGGTGCCGACGATGAAGGCGACAGCCAGTGGATGGACTTGCTCCATTCGGAAGAGCCGCTGCAGGACGAAATCGTCGCCGATGAGGAAGAGCGTCAGGTGCGCCACGAACTCCTCATGGCCGCGATGGACGCCCTGAACGATCGCGAGAAGCATATCCTGACCGAACGTCGCCTGACGGAGAATCCGAAGACTCTCGAGGATCTCAGCCAGGTCTATGGCGTCAGCCGCGAACGCATTCGTCAGATCGAAGTGCGCGCGTTCGAGAAATTGCAGGCTGCCCTGGTCAAGATGGCCGAGGAACAGCGTTATCTGGTCGACGACGCCGCCTAG
- a CDS encoding TIGR01459 family HAD-type hydrolase has product MTLDDLPHSYRTILCDVWGVIHDGGSLFPGVARRFERWAEEGRKVVILTNAPRPADRVERELEAMGLSRDLWHGLTSSGQAGIEALTHPPRKVGFAGTRDDYDDLVAHGVDIAARGEAIEEIALTGLDEYRYEVTEYEEELQAWLEQDLLVHCLNPDRIVVHQGQRLVCAGALADEFKARGGRVQFYGKPHLPIFRHALALAGDPPHDEVVMVGDGPMTDMYGAKRVGIDGVLVRGGIQEGAEYEWGAEFENWRPIMSVEGL; this is encoded by the coding sequence ATGACCCTCGACGACCTGCCCCATAGCTATCGCACGATCCTGTGTGATGTCTGGGGTGTGATCCATGATGGCGGCTCGCTCTTTCCCGGCGTCGCTCGGCGGTTCGAGCGTTGGGCGGAGGAGGGGCGCAAGGTCGTCATCCTCACCAATGCGCCGCGTCCAGCCGACCGGGTCGAGCGCGAATTGGAAGCGATGGGCCTGTCGCGAGACCTCTGGCACGGCCTGACGTCGAGCGGCCAAGCGGGGATCGAGGCGCTGACGCATCCGCCGCGCAAGGTCGGCTTTGCCGGCACGCGCGACGATTATGACGACCTTGTCGCCCATGGCGTCGATATTGCCGCGAGGGGCGAGGCGATCGAGGAGATCGCGCTCACCGGGCTCGACGAATATCGCTACGAGGTGACGGAATATGAGGAAGAGCTACAGGCCTGGCTCGAACAGGATTTGCTCGTCCATTGCCTCAACCCCGACCGGATCGTGGTCCATCAGGGACAGCGACTGGTTTGTGCAGGTGCGCTAGCCGATGAGTTCAAGGCGCGGGGCGGGCGCGTGCAGTTTTACGGCAAGCCGCATTTGCCGATTTTCCGTCATGCGCTCGCCCTTGCGGGGGATCCGCCGCACGATGAGGTCGTGATGGTCGGCGATGGCCCGATGACCGACATGTATGGTGCCAAGCGCGTCGGGATCGACGGCGTTTTGGTGCGTGGCGGTATCCAGGAAGGCGCTGAATATGAATGGGGCGCCGAGTTCGAAAACTGGCGCCCCATCATGTCGGTTGAAGGTCTTTAG